A part of Caldicellulosiruptor owensensis OL genomic DNA contains:
- a CDS encoding DUF362 domain-containing protein: MNNNIYIIYGKDAKYMTKQLLEYADAKRYIPLGSKIAIKPNLVVEKPYTSGATTNPHIVEGIIEYLRENGFENIAILEGAWLGASTKRAFEVCGYTEIAKKYSVKLIDTKDDKPLKVNVDGFELNICSKVYEYDFLINVPLLKGHCQTQLTCALKNLKGLIPDSEKRRFHTLGLHKPIAYLNKAIKTHLVVVDSIMPDPDFEEGGNPVEKDFIALGFDPVLIDSFAAEHLGYNPYEIEYISLSEKLGVGKAGEYNLIEINPEKKPTEFSKRSSIVSRYAKYIEEKDACSVCYANLISSLMRLDEQGLLKKLSKKLYIGQGYRGKAMDGIGIGSCTKAFDVCKQGCPPKSNEIVEFLKQNL; the protein is encoded by the coding sequence ATGAACAACAACATTTACATTATCTACGGTAAAGACGCTAAATATATGACAAAACAGCTTCTTGAATATGCAGATGCGAAAAGATATATCCCTCTGGGGAGCAAAATTGCTATAAAGCCCAACTTGGTTGTTGAAAAGCCGTACACCTCGGGTGCTACAACAAATCCACATATTGTTGAAGGAATCATAGAGTACTTGAGAGAAAATGGGTTTGAAAACATTGCAATTTTAGAGGGTGCATGGCTTGGCGCTTCCACAAAAAGGGCGTTTGAAGTTTGCGGGTATACTGAGATTGCCAAAAAATACAGTGTAAAGCTCATTGACACGAAAGATGACAAGCCTTTGAAGGTAAATGTTGATGGGTTTGAGCTGAACATTTGTAGCAAGGTTTATGAATATGACTTTTTAATAAACGTTCCACTTTTGAAAGGGCACTGCCAGACACAACTTACCTGTGCTTTGAAAAATCTCAAAGGGCTTATTCCTGACAGTGAAAAGAGAAGGTTTCACACACTTGGTCTTCACAAACCAATTGCATACTTGAACAAAGCAATAAAAACGCATCTTGTAGTGGTAGACAGTATTATGCCAGATCCTGACTTTGAAGAAGGAGGAAATCCTGTTGAGAAGGATTTTATAGCCCTTGGCTTTGACCCAGTTCTCATTGACAGTTTTGCTGCTGAACATCTGGGATACAACCCGTATGAAATTGAATACATAAGCTTGTCAGAAAAATTGGGTGTTGGGAAAGCAGGTGAGTATAATCTCATAGAAATAAATCCTGAGAAAAAGCCAACCGAATTTTCGAAAAGGTCCTCTATCGTTTCAAGATACGCAAAGTATATTGAAGAAAAAGATGCATGTTCAGTCTGCTATGCGAATCTAATAAGTAGCCTTATGAGACTGGATGAGCAGGGGCTTTTGAAAAAACTTTCAAAAAAACTGTACATTGGCCAGGGCTATAGAGGAAAAGCTATGGATGGAATTGGAATTGGGAGCTGCACAAAAGCTTTTGATGTGTGCAAACAGGGGTGTCCCCCAAAGTCAAACGAGATTGTTGAGTTTTTAAAACAGAATTTATAG
- the dnaX gene encoding DNA polymerase III subunit gamma/tau, protein MHIALYRKYRPKVFEDVVAQDHITKTLKNQIKQDKVAHAYIFCGPRGTGKTTTAKIMSRAVNCLNLKDGNPCNECDVCKSILDEKTLDVLEIDAASNTSVNDVRQIRDEVRYPPSVCRKKVYIIDEVHMLSTGAFNALLKTLEEPPEHALFILATTDIQKVPATILSRCQRFDFKRISVKDIYERLKKIVQIENISIDDNALYLIAQKAEGALRDALTILERCMNTSDEHITYKFVANLLGVTSTEIVKEFIAAIVENDSNKGLKVINRLWDEGMDVNTFLEETIKLLRNALILRLGAKDVLVDMVEDDKSFVMNISNLVDSNRLVSSIKMLIDTANQIRWTRFPKVLLEINTIKLCDSQFDTSFEAILERVRKLETKLSQLAENPKAFEAIKLDKTSSTKQEQKALHIADKSAEGVDTNASFSWSEILSRWQEIKEAIKEEKPGLSHVLQNASLRFENGVKVCFKQEDGVFAEVLSRNMEYFKSVLKRIVGYEGEVWVEVEKQEPFKDNAVSDQEIINKLKDIFPDTEITIKE, encoded by the coding sequence ATGCATATAGCACTTTATAGAAAATACAGACCAAAAGTATTTGAAGATGTTGTTGCGCAGGATCATATTACAAAAACCCTGAAAAATCAGATAAAACAGGATAAAGTGGCTCATGCCTATATTTTCTGTGGTCCGAGAGGAACTGGCAAAACAACAACTGCTAAGATAATGTCAAGGGCTGTTAATTGTTTAAATCTAAAAGACGGAAATCCATGCAACGAATGTGATGTTTGTAAAAGTATTTTAGATGAAAAAACATTAGATGTTTTAGAGATTGATGCTGCGTCAAATACAAGTGTGAATGATGTAAGGCAGATAAGGGATGAAGTCAGATATCCGCCTTCTGTTTGCAGAAAGAAAGTATATATCATAGATGAGGTCCACATGCTTTCAACGGGGGCTTTTAATGCACTTTTAAAAACTTTGGAAGAGCCCCCCGAACATGCCCTTTTTATCCTTGCTACCACAGATATACAGAAAGTTCCTGCAACAATCTTATCCAGGTGTCAGAGATTTGACTTTAAAAGAATTTCTGTAAAAGACATCTATGAGAGGCTTAAAAAGATTGTACAAATAGAAAATATATCCATAGATGACAATGCTCTGTATTTAATTGCTCAAAAGGCAGAAGGGGCACTGAGAGATGCATTGACTATCTTAGAAAGGTGTATGAATACATCTGATGAACATATAACATACAAGTTTGTTGCAAACCTTTTAGGTGTTACATCAACCGAGATAGTGAAGGAGTTTATTGCTGCTATTGTAGAAAACGATTCAAACAAAGGACTCAAAGTTATAAATAGGCTTTGGGATGAAGGAATGGATGTAAATACTTTTTTAGAAGAGACTATAAAACTTTTAAGAAATGCACTGATTTTACGACTTGGTGCAAAAGATGTTTTGGTTGACATGGTTGAGGACGATAAATCTTTTGTCATGAACATCTCAAACCTTGTTGACTCAAACAGGCTTGTGTCAAGCATAAAGATGCTTATTGACACTGCCAACCAGATACGCTGGACAAGGTTTCCAAAGGTCTTGCTTGAAATAAATACAATAAAGCTTTGCGATAGCCAGTTTGATACCTCATTTGAAGCAATCCTTGAGAGAGTGCGAAAACTTGAGACAAAGCTATCGCAGCTTGCCGAAAATCCCAAAGCTTTTGAAGCCATAAAACTTGACAAAACTTCGTCCACAAAACAAGAGCAAAAGGCCCTGCATATAGCTGACAAAAGTGCAGAAGGTGTAGATACCAATGCATCTTTTTCATGGTCTGAGATTTTGAGCAGGTGGCAGGAAATAAAAGAGGCTATCAAGGAGGAAAAGCCAGGACTTTCACATGTTCTTCAAAATGCCAGCCTGAGGTTTGAAAATGGTGTAAAGGTATGTTTCAAGCAGGAAGATGGTGTGTTTGCAGAGGTTTTAAGCAGAAACATGGAGTATTTTAAGTCAGTTTTGAAGAGGATTGTGGGGTATGAAGGAGAGGTTTGGGTTGAGGTTGAAAAGCAAGAGCCTTTTAAAGATAATGCTGTGTCTGACCAGGAAATAATAAACAAGCTCAAAGACATCTTTCCTGACACAGAGATTACTATAAAAGAGTGA
- the hpf gene encoding ribosome hibernation-promoting factor, HPF/YfiA family gives MNFIISGKNIEVTDALKDRIEKKLSKLERYIKLNTDVHVTLSVEKISHIVEVTIPFHGMILRAEERSNDMYSAIDLVVDTLERQIRKFKTKIAKKEKDVESLRYMTYAPEEPEEESEENGEFVIAKTKKFPIKPMSVEEAILQMNLLGHNFFVFLNQDTDKVNVVYKRNDGAYGLIEPEY, from the coding sequence ATGAACTTTATCATAAGTGGGAAAAACATTGAAGTAACAGATGCACTAAAAGATAGGATTGAGAAGAAACTTTCGAAACTGGAGAGGTATATAAAACTCAATACAGATGTTCATGTAACTTTGAGTGTTGAGAAGATCTCACATATAGTTGAAGTGACAATACCATTTCATGGAATGATATTGAGAGCTGAAGAGAGAAGCAACGATATGTACAGTGCGATAGATTTAGTTGTTGACACCTTGGAAAGGCAAATTCGAAAGTTCAAAACAAAGATAGCGAAAAAGGAAAAAGATGTAGAGTCTTTACGATACATGACATATGCTCCTGAAGAGCCTGAAGAAGAATCAGAAGAAAATGGTGAGTTTGTTATTGCCAAGACAAAGAAGTTTCCAATAAAACCCATGAGTGTTGAAGAGGCTATATTGCAAATGAATTTGCTTGGCCATAACTTCTTTGTATTTTTGAATCAAGATACAGATAAGGTGAATGTGGTTTATAAAAGAAACGACGGTGCGTATGGTTTAATTGAACCTGAATATTAA